In the Bradyrhizobium guangzhouense genome, one interval contains:
- a CDS encoding ABC transporter substrate-binding protein — MKTASRVSSITRRKLLKASAASAALAAFPAPLIAQTKPFAGVTLHGASFQHRFFTLLQKYIPEFEDKTGMKVDLQLSALPVYNQQANLELSSGGSAYDFVNVTFTLATRWIAAGLLANLDEFTGDANLTPAEWNPKDFVDGAQVPYRDAKGATYGYSWEGGAMLMGLSRMDLMEKKGLKIPKTFAELQQVCAEINGTDGVSGLVSWFLHNWNLPPYIQGFGGNIFRNPPSDPMPALNTPEAIQGVEFYANLLKSAPKGVLTYTEDQARQAMLTGRANIFIHSSAWVTPILLSDESKVKETSRVVRSPAGPVHDYPASNSQGLGIPKNAKNQKAAWEFIKWALSPEISMKLVKEHGHSSICRRSIITSEDYRKLNTVNGQDLGALYLEVLELPGKGENYMAYRTSKEFPIVGDVLNKAFEQVATGQLPAKDAMNAAQDQAIAALRRAGTKL, encoded by the coding sequence ATGAAGACCGCATCGCGCGTGAGCTCGATCACCCGCCGCAAATTGCTGAAAGCGAGCGCCGCAAGCGCGGCGCTGGCCGCATTCCCCGCACCGCTGATCGCGCAGACAAAGCCGTTTGCCGGCGTGACGCTGCACGGCGCCTCGTTCCAGCACCGCTTCTTCACGCTGCTGCAAAAATACATTCCCGAGTTCGAGGACAAGACCGGCATGAAGGTCGACCTCCAGCTCTCGGCCCTGCCCGTCTACAACCAGCAGGCCAATCTCGAACTGTCCTCGGGCGGCTCCGCCTATGATTTCGTCAACGTCACCTTCACGCTCGCGACGCGCTGGATCGCAGCCGGCCTGCTCGCCAATCTCGACGAATTCACGGGCGATGCCAACCTGACGCCGGCCGAGTGGAATCCGAAGGATTTCGTCGATGGCGCCCAGGTGCCTTATCGCGACGCCAAGGGCGCGACCTACGGCTATTCCTGGGAGGGCGGCGCCATGCTGATGGGTCTGTCGCGGATGGACCTGATGGAGAAGAAGGGGCTGAAGATCCCGAAAACCTTCGCCGAGCTGCAGCAGGTCTGCGCCGAGATCAACGGCACCGACGGCGTCAGCGGCCTGGTGTCGTGGTTCCTGCACAACTGGAATTTGCCACCCTACATCCAGGGCTTCGGCGGCAATATCTTCAGGAATCCGCCAAGCGACCCGATGCCCGCGCTGAACACACCCGAGGCGATCCAGGGCGTCGAGTTCTACGCAAATCTCCTCAAGAGCGCGCCGAAGGGCGTGTTGACCTATACCGAGGATCAGGCCCGCCAGGCGATGCTGACCGGCCGGGCCAACATCTTCATCCATTCCAGCGCCTGGGTGACGCCGATCCTGCTCTCCGACGAGAGCAAAGTGAAGGAGACATCGCGCGTGGTGCGATCGCCGGCCGGCCCCGTGCACGACTATCCGGCCTCGAACAGCCAGGGCCTCGGCATTCCCAAGAACGCCAAGAACCAGAAGGCGGCGTGGGAATTCATCAAATGGGCGCTCAGCCCGGAGATCTCGATGAAGCTTGTGAAAGAGCACGGCCACTCCTCGATCTGCCGCCGCTCGATCATCACCAGCGAGGACTATCGCAAGCTCAACACGGTGAACGGCCAGGACCTCGGCGCGCTCTATCTCGAAGTGTTGGAGCTGCCGGGCAAGGGCGAGAACTACATGGCTTATCGCACCTCGAAGGAGTTCCCCATCGTCGGCGACGTCCTCAACAAGGCGTTCGAGCAGGTTGCCACCGGCCAGCTGCCGGCCAAGGACGCAATGAACGCGGCGCAAGACCAGGCCATCGCCGCACTCCGCCGCGCCGGGACAAAGCTTTGA
- a CDS encoding FadR/GntR family transcriptional regulator yields MAKSPSKDSPQSSAQVAREVARMILTGVWREGTTLPREIELASRFDVSRASIREALSLLKAKGLIASKQKAGTHVRARFDWNMLDEELLNWTLSALPTQEFAKQILEVRRIVEPEACAICAVRGTDEDFARIERAYRGMDAAGMDRVAYAEPDLQFHRGILIATGNDFLIAFGATVAAALRMSFDLSSTNPGAPRKSLPYHRAVLDEIWARNADGARQAMHKLMDLTEQNIVTAMSRQKKKDAEDETVRTRRTR; encoded by the coding sequence GTGGCAAAATCTCCCAGCAAGGACAGCCCGCAATCGAGCGCCCAGGTCGCCCGCGAGGTGGCCCGGATGATCCTGACCGGCGTCTGGCGCGAAGGCACGACCCTGCCGCGCGAGATCGAGCTCGCATCCCGTTTTGACGTCAGCCGCGCCTCGATCCGCGAAGCGCTGTCGCTGCTCAAGGCCAAGGGCCTGATCGCCTCGAAGCAGAAGGCCGGCACCCATGTGCGGGCGCGGTTCGACTGGAACATGCTCGACGAGGAGCTCTTGAACTGGACGCTGTCGGCGCTGCCGACACAGGAGTTCGCCAAGCAGATTTTGGAGGTTCGCCGCATCGTCGAGCCGGAGGCCTGCGCGATCTGCGCCGTGCGCGGCACCGACGAGGACTTTGCCCGGATCGAGCGCGCCTATCGCGGCATGGACGCGGCCGGCATGGACCGTGTCGCCTATGCCGAGCCCGACTTGCAGTTCCATCGCGGCATCCTCATCGCCACCGGCAACGATTTCCTGATCGCGTTCGGTGCGACGGTCGCCGCTGCCCTGCGGATGTCGTTCGACCTGTCGAGCACCAATCCCGGCGCGCCGCGCAAGAGCCTGCCCTATCACCGCGCCGTGCTCGACGAGATCTGGGCGCGCAACGCCGACGGTGCGCGTCAGGCCATGCACAAGCTGATGGATCTCACCGAACAGAACATCGTCACGGCGATGTCGCGTCAGAAGAAGAAGGACGCCGAGGACGAGACCGTCCGCACCAGACGGACGCGTTGA
- a CDS encoding carbohydrate ABC transporter permease, producing the protein MELTESGIDLERRRFIAFALTPSLIVLFAVAVLPAIYLIVTSLTPFQLTTPGSATDFSEPLRNYGLLPGDPRFVNSLAVQAKLSVASVFFQVLLGMLLALLLNVPSRFVEFARTFFLIPMVLPPIVVAVIWKLIYAPDISPLYYAAQALHLTLPALTSSVDFALTSIVIADTWEWTPFTFLMVLAALQTIPDEYSEAALVDGASKLQIFWYVTLPFITPILVISGMFRLIDSVKAFPLIFLLTGGGPGTITEVTNYYAYLLAFDTNEIGYSSAVTVVMLLLVCGISLGLVWMGRRKEALA; encoded by the coding sequence GTGGAATTGACCGAGAGCGGAATTGACCTGGAGCGCCGAAGGTTCATCGCCTTCGCGCTCACACCAAGCCTGATCGTGCTGTTCGCCGTCGCAGTGCTGCCGGCGATCTATCTGATCGTGACCAGCCTGACGCCGTTTCAATTGACGACGCCGGGCTCGGCCACGGATTTCAGCGAGCCGCTGCGCAATTATGGCCTGCTGCCCGGCGATCCCCGCTTCGTCAACTCGCTGGCGGTGCAGGCCAAGCTCTCGGTCGCGAGCGTATTTTTCCAGGTGCTGCTCGGCATGCTGCTGGCGCTGCTCCTCAACGTGCCGTCGCGCTTCGTCGAATTCGCCCGCACATTCTTCCTGATCCCGATGGTGCTGCCGCCGATCGTGGTTGCGGTGATCTGGAAGCTGATCTACGCACCCGATATCAGCCCGCTCTATTATGCAGCCCAGGCGCTGCACCTCACCTTGCCTGCGCTGACTTCGAGCGTCGATTTCGCGCTGACCTCGATCGTCATCGCCGACACCTGGGAGTGGACGCCGTTCACCTTCCTAATGGTGCTGGCGGCGCTGCAGACCATTCCGGACGAATATTCGGAAGCCGCCCTCGTCGATGGCGCGAGCAAGCTGCAGATCTTCTGGTACGTGACGCTGCCTTTCATCACGCCGATCCTGGTCATCTCGGGCATGTTCCGCCTGATCGACAGCGTCAAGGCCTTCCCGTTGATCTTCCTGCTCACCGGCGGCGGCCCCGGCACAATCACCGAGGTCACCAACTACTACGCGTACCTGCTCGCCTTCGACACCAACGAGATCGGCTATTCCAGCGCGGTGACCGTGGTGATGCTGCTGCTGGTCTGCGGCATCAGCCTGGGGCTGGTCTGGATGGGCCGCCGCAAGGAGGCGCTGGCATGA
- a CDS encoding carbohydrate ABC transporter permease: MSESSLRKATSGRLIAITVTLIILLSPFLWLLQMSFKTNDQILQFPPPLIFTPTLENYVALWHSAFSASIVNSLMSASLSTALALLFGVPAAYALSRWSGRGKHGLSFAILVTRMAPPIAFTIPFFLFYRWIGLLDTITGLVLVYTSFNLPLVIWMMQPFFDTIPVSLEEAALVDGARTRTVFTKIVLPMVTPGIAATAILCFLYAWNDFFFALILTRTNARTAPVAVVNFMNYEGWEWGKIAAGGSLVMAPVLIFSLAVRRYLVSGLTAGAVKG; the protein is encoded by the coding sequence ATGAGCGAGTCCTCCTTGCGCAAGGCAACCTCAGGCCGGCTGATCGCGATCACGGTCACACTGATCATCCTGCTGTCGCCATTCCTGTGGCTGTTGCAGATGAGCTTCAAGACCAACGACCAGATCCTGCAATTCCCGCCGCCGCTGATCTTCACGCCGACGCTGGAGAATTACGTCGCGCTCTGGCATAGCGCGTTCTCGGCGTCCATCGTCAACAGCCTCATGAGCGCATCGCTGTCCACCGCGCTGGCGCTGCTGTTCGGCGTGCCCGCCGCCTACGCGCTGTCACGCTGGTCCGGCCGCGGCAAGCACGGCCTCTCATTCGCCATCCTGGTGACCCGCATGGCGCCACCGATCGCGTTCACGATTCCCTTCTTCCTGTTCTATCGCTGGATCGGCCTGCTCGACACCATCACCGGCCTCGTTCTGGTCTACACCAGCTTCAACCTGCCGCTGGTGATCTGGATGATGCAGCCGTTCTTCGACACCATTCCGGTATCACTGGAAGAAGCAGCATTGGTCGACGGGGCGCGGACACGCACGGTGTTCACCAAAATCGTGCTGCCGATGGTGACACCGGGCATCGCCGCAACGGCGATCCTTTGCTTCCTCTACGCCTGGAACGACTTCTTCTTCGCGCTGATCCTGACCCGCACCAATGCGCGCACCGCGCCGGTCGCCGTCGTCAACTTCATGAACTACGAGGGCTGGGAATGGGGCAAGATCGCCGCCGGCGGCTCGCTGGTGATGGCGCCGGTCCTGATCTTCTCGCTCGCGGTGCGCCGCTATCTCGTCTCCGGGCTCACTGCCGGCGCGGTCAAGGGCTGA